The following are from one region of the Flavobacteriaceae bacterium UJ101 genome:
- the iolG gene encoding inositol 2-dehydrogenase (NADP-dependent D-xylose dehydrogenase involved in the degradation of D-xylose, a major component of hemicelluloses such as xylan. Even if it shows D-xylose dehydrogenase activity, it is not essential for D-xylose degradation; Belongs to the Gfo/Idh/MocA family.; KEGG: cme:CYME_CMR475C myo-inositol 2-dehydrogenase / D-chiro-inositol 1-dehydrogenase) encodes MNWGIISCANIAVNSVIPAILRASDNNSITVSSRNISKAKEVAEKFQCKYAETYDAILNDESIEAVYIPLPTGLHYEWIMKAIKNRKHVLVEKSAVMTFSEAENVVKCAKENNIAVVENFQFQHHSQHQFVFDLLKNDEIGAIRAFRAYFGFPPFPEKTNIRYNKDLGGGALLDAGAYTLKATTFMMGDSFQVKSSFLKKNDQFNVDWFGGAFLVHKEKDIFSEVSFGFDNFYQCGYEIWGSKGKLTTTRAYTAKKDFKPTIIIEKQGDKKEIQLKEDDHFKNMINHFTTIVKENNFEKEWNNILVQAKLIEEVRTIGENIKEKNNCIKNEYK; translated from the coding sequence ATGAACTGGGGTATAATAAGTTGTGCAAATATAGCGGTAAATTCCGTTATTCCAGCAATATTAAGAGCATCTGATAATAATAGTATTACAGTTAGTAGTAGAAATATTAGTAAAGCAAAAGAAGTAGCTGAGAAATTTCAATGTAAATATGCAGAAACATATGATGCGATTCTAAATGATGAATCTATTGAAGCTGTTTATATTCCATTACCTACAGGGTTACATTATGAATGGATTATGAAAGCTATTAAAAATAGAAAGCATGTACTGGTAGAAAAATCTGCAGTTATGACATTTTCAGAAGCAGAAAATGTAGTAAAGTGTGCAAAAGAAAATAATATTGCTGTAGTTGAAAATTTTCAATTTCAGCACCATTCTCAACATCAGTTTGTATTTGATCTGTTAAAGAATGATGAAATAGGAGCTATAAGAGCATTTAGGGCCTATTTTGGATTTCCTCCATTTCCTGAAAAAACAAATATTAGGTATAATAAAGATTTGGGAGGAGGAGCATTACTTGATGCAGGAGCATATACGTTAAAAGCTACCACATTTATGATGGGGGACAGTTTTCAAGTAAAATCCTCTTTTTTAAAGAAAAATGACCAATTTAATGTAGATTGGTTTGGAGGTGCTTTTTTGGTCCATAAAGAAAAGGATATTTTTTCTGAGGTATCCTTTGGGTTTGATAACTTTTATCAATGTGGATATGAAATATGGGGAAGTAAGGGAAAACTAACAACAACGAGGGCTTATACTGCTAAAAAGGATTTTAAACCAACGATTATAATTGAAAAACAAGGAGATAAAAAGGAAATTCAATTAAAAGAAGATGATCATTTCAAAAATATGATTAATCATTTTACTACAATAGTTAAAGAAAATAATTTTGAAAAAGAATGGAATAATATTTTAGTTCAAGCAAAATTGATTGAAGAGGTAAGAACCATAGGCGAAAATATAAAAGAGAAAAATAATTGTATTAAAAATGAATATAAATAA